A region from the Drosophila bipectinata strain 14024-0381.07 chromosome 3R, DbipHiC1v2, whole genome shotgun sequence genome encodes:
- the Stat92E gene encoding signal transducer and transcription activator isoform X10, with translation MSLWKRISSHADCEQRMAAFYDEKGLFDLRICLAPWIEDRIMSEQITPNSTEQLERVALKFNEDLQQKLLSTRTATDQALKYRVVELCALIQRTPALELYTHLRSGLQKELQLATEKSVASSAGQSMPMPYNMNNAGYMDTSDIMGTNGAVAPSNNVVASPCLGMVTPKRELYDVQHQIVSTLHEFTNCRNALSVLVQNYNYMLNSMPSPNAEVLVSNLMDEKATIATLLRRSFMYYETLNDLVIHELKNWRRQQALAGNGAGFNEGALDGIQHCFEMLEALVAQMLEAVNELIRVQLGSEEPELLHLREQVKIAQKNLVISAFIVDKQPPQVMKTNTRFAASVRWLIGSQLGIHNNPPTVECIIMSEMQSARFVSRGTQLENTMSGQSSGEILNASSTMEYQSNNHVFSASFRNMQLKKIKRAEKKGTESVMDEKFALFFYTTTSVNDYHIRVWTLSLPVVVIVHGNQEPQSWATITWDNAFAEIIREPFVITDRVTWPQLSAALNTKFGSSTQRFLTAENLEFLCKSPGSAFCTGIVFMVFCLSVEKLQREERSEYITWNQFCKEPMPDRTFTFWEWFFAIMKLTKDHMLGMWKAGCIMGFINKAKAQDALLRSNTIGTFLLRFSDSELGGVTIAYVNEMGSVTMLAPWTARDFQVLNLADRIRDLDVLRWLHPSDTSMVAQPRDRAFGEFFSRRQETSPGYVPSTLHVQVCSSNGDGGSISGTPQHVPQQDTLPMGNDFGMTDFDSMTNFEVYKLN, from the exons ATGAGCCTGTGGAAGCGCATCTCCAGCCATGCCGACTGCGAGCAGCGTATGGCGGCCTTCTACGATGAAAAGGGTCTCTTCGACCTGCGCATCTGCCTGGCGCCCTGGATCGAAGACAGGATAAT GTCCGAGCAGATCACACCCAATTCCACGGAGCAGCTGGAGCGAGTGGCTCTCAAGTTCAACGAGGATCTGCAGCAAAAACTCCTGTCGACGCGCACAGCCACCGACCAGGCCCTTAAGTACCGTGTTGTGGAGCTCTGCGCCCTCATCCAACGCACCCCCGCCCTCGAGCTGTACACCCATCTGCGAAGCGGGCTCCAGAAGGAGCTGCAGTTGGCCACCGAGAAGAGTGTGGCTTCCAGTGCCGGGCAATCGATGCCAATGCCATACAACATGAACAACGCCGGCTACATGGACACCAGCGACATCATGGGGACAAACGGAGCCGTGGCCCCCAGTAACAATGTCGTCGCCTCCCCGTGTCTGGGAATGGTAACCCCCAAGCGAGAGCTGTACGATGTGCAGCACCAGATTGTTTCCACGCTCCACGAATTTACAAACTGTCGTAACGCACTGAGCGTTCTCGTCCAGAACTACAACTACATGCTGAACTCGATGCCCTCTCCCAACGCAGAGGTGCTCGTTAGTAACCTGATGGACGAGAAGGCCACCATTGCCACTCTGCTGCGGCGTAGCTTCATGTACTATGAGACCCTGAACGACCTGGTCATCCACGAGCTGAAGAACTGGCGACGCCAGCAGGCCCTCGCCGGCAACGGAGCTGGGTTCAACGAAGGCGCCCTAGACGGCATCCAGCACTGCTTTGAGATGCTCGAGGCATTGGTGGCCCAAATGCTCGAGGCCGTGAACGAACTCATTCGCGTGCAGCTGGGCAGCGAGGAGCCAGAACTGCTTCATCTGCGGGAGCAGGTGAAGATCGCACAGAAAAACCTGGTGATATCAGCCTTCATAGTGGACAAACAGCCGCCGCAGGTGATGAAGACCAACACCCGCTTTGCGGCCTCGGTGCGCTGGCTGATTGGCTCGCAGCTGGGCATCCACAACAACCCACCCACAGTGGAGTGCATCATTATGTCAG AAATGCAGTCGGCTCGCTTCGTCTCCCGCGGCACCCAGTTGGAAAACACCATGTCCGGGCAGTCCTCGGGCGAAATCCTTAACGCCTCCAGCACCATGGAGTACCAGTCGAACAACCACGTCTTCTCCGCCAGCTTCCGCAACATGCAGCTGAAGAAGATCAAGCGTGCTGAGAAGAAGGGCACCGAGAGCGTCATGGACGAAAAGTTTGCTCTCTTCTTCTACACAACCACATCGGTCAACGACTACCACATCCGCGTGTGGACCCTTTCTCTGCCCGTGGTGGTGATCGTGCACGGCAACCAGGAGCCACAGTCGTGGGCCACCATCACCTGGGACAACGCCTTCGCAGAGATTATCCGTGAGCCTTTCGTGATCACTGACCGTGTCACCTGGCCCCAACTCTCGGCGGCCCTAAACACAAAGTTCGGGTCCAGCACTCAGCGCTTCTTGACCGCGGAAAACCTGGAGTTCCTCTGTAAGTCCCCAGGGAGTGCATTTTGTACGGGCATTGTTTTCATGGTTTTCTGCCTTTCAGTTGAGAAACTTCAGCGGGAGGAGCGCTCCGAATATATTACGTGGAACCAGTTCTGCAAGGAGCCCATGCCCGACCGGACGTTCACCTTCTGGGAATGGTTCTTCGCCATCATGAAACTCACCAAAGACCACATGTTGGGTATGTGGAAGGCCGGCTGCATCATGGGCTTCATTAACAAGGCCAAGGCGCAGGATGCCTTGTTGCGTTCGAATACCATTGGAACCTTCCTGCTTCGCTTCTCCGACAGCGAGCTTG GTGGCGTCACCATTGCCTACGTGAACGAGATGGGGTCGGTCACCATGCTGGCTCCTTGGACTGCTCGTGACTTCCAGGTCCTTAATCTGGCCGATCGCATCCGCGACCTGGACGTTCTTCGCTGGCTGCATCCCTCTGACACCTCTATGGTGGCCCAGCCGCGTGACCGCGCCTTCGGCGAGTTCTTCTCGAGGCGTCAGG AAACCTCCCCCGGATACGTGCCGAGCACGCTGCACGTCCAGGTCTGCAGCAGCAACGGCGATGGTGGATCCATCAGTGGCACCCCGCAGCATGTGCCGCAGCAAGACACCTTACCGATGGGAAA TGATTTCGGAATGACGGACTTTGATTCGATGACGAACTTTGAGGTATATAAACTAAACTAA
- the Stat92E gene encoding signal transducer and transcription activator isoform X14: protein MPMPYNMNNAGYMDTSDIMGTNGAVAPSNNVVASPCLGMVTPKRELYDVQHQIVSTLHEFTNCRNALSVLVQNYNYMLNSMPSPNAEVLVSNLMDEKATIATLLRRSFMYYETLNDLVIHELKNWRRQQALAGNGAGFNEGALDGIQHCFEMLEALVAQMLEAVNELIRVQLGSEEPELLHLREQVKIAQKNLVISAFIVDKQPPQVMKTNTRFAASVRWLIGSQLGIHNNPPTVECIIMSEMQSARFVSRGTQLENTMSGQSSGEILNASSTMEYQSNNHVFSASFRNMQLKKIKRAEKKGTESVMDEKFALFFYTTTSVNDYHIRVWTLSLPVVVIVHGNQEPQSWATITWDNAFAEIIREPFVITDRVTWPQLSAALNTKFGSSTQRFLTAENLEFLCKSPGSAFCTGIVFMVFCLSVEKLQREERSEYITWNQFCKEPMPDRTFTFWEWFFAIMKLTKDHMLGMWKAGCIMGFINKAKAQDALLRSNTIGTFLLRFSDSELGGVTIAYVNEMGSVTMLAPWTARDFQVLNLADRIRDLDVLRWLHPSDTSMVAQPRDRAFGEFFSRRQERNPRSLETSPGYVPSTLHVQVCSSNGDGGSISGTPQHVPQQDTLPMGNVSPVSSTATYNYGPQPEDSDSDDSQVAEALGQILANTPPGDPLIDQFKNTLLGIQEISNALRDSMISEGSPSASDPVDEPMRDDENIVMQVPRSQLSYYY from the exons ATGCCAATGCCATACAACATGAACAACGCCGGCTACATGGACACCAGCGACATCATGGGGACAAACGGAGCCGTGGCCCCCAGTAACAATGTCGTCGCCTCCCCGTGTCTGGGAATGGTAACCCCCAAGCGAGAGCTGTACGATGTGCAGCACCAGATTGTTTCCACGCTCCACGAATTTACAAACTGTCGTAACGCACTGAGCGTTCTCGTCCAGAACTACAACTACATGCTGAACTCGATGCCCTCTCCCAACGCAGAGGTGCTCGTTAGTAACCTGATGGACGAGAAGGCCACCATTGCCACTCTGCTGCGGCGTAGCTTCATGTACTATGAGACCCTGAACGACCTGGTCATCCACGAGCTGAAGAACTGGCGACGCCAGCAGGCCCTCGCCGGCAACGGAGCTGGGTTCAACGAAGGCGCCCTAGACGGCATCCAGCACTGCTTTGAGATGCTCGAGGCATTGGTGGCCCAAATGCTCGAGGCCGTGAACGAACTCATTCGCGTGCAGCTGGGCAGCGAGGAGCCAGAACTGCTTCATCTGCGGGAGCAGGTGAAGATCGCACAGAAAAACCTGGTGATATCAGCCTTCATAGTGGACAAACAGCCGCCGCAGGTGATGAAGACCAACACCCGCTTTGCGGCCTCGGTGCGCTGGCTGATTGGCTCGCAGCTGGGCATCCACAACAACCCACCCACAGTGGAGTGCATCATTATGTCAG AAATGCAGTCGGCTCGCTTCGTCTCCCGCGGCACCCAGTTGGAAAACACCATGTCCGGGCAGTCCTCGGGCGAAATCCTTAACGCCTCCAGCACCATGGAGTACCAGTCGAACAACCACGTCTTCTCCGCCAGCTTCCGCAACATGCAGCTGAAGAAGATCAAGCGTGCTGAGAAGAAGGGCACCGAGAGCGTCATGGACGAAAAGTTTGCTCTCTTCTTCTACACAACCACATCGGTCAACGACTACCACATCCGCGTGTGGACCCTTTCTCTGCCCGTGGTGGTGATCGTGCACGGCAACCAGGAGCCACAGTCGTGGGCCACCATCACCTGGGACAACGCCTTCGCAGAGATTATCCGTGAGCCTTTCGTGATCACTGACCGTGTCACCTGGCCCCAACTCTCGGCGGCCCTAAACACAAAGTTCGGGTCCAGCACTCAGCGCTTCTTGACCGCGGAAAACCTGGAGTTCCTCTGTAAGTCCCCAGGGAGTGCATTTTGTACGGGCATTGTTTTCATGGTTTTCTGCCTTTCAGTTGAGAAACTTCAGCGGGAGGAGCGCTCCGAATATATTACGTGGAACCAGTTCTGCAAGGAGCCCATGCCCGACCGGACGTTCACCTTCTGGGAATGGTTCTTCGCCATCATGAAACTCACCAAAGACCACATGTTGGGTATGTGGAAGGCCGGCTGCATCATGGGCTTCATTAACAAGGCCAAGGCGCAGGATGCCTTGTTGCGTTCGAATACCATTGGAACCTTCCTGCTTCGCTTCTCCGACAGCGAGCTTG GTGGCGTCACCATTGCCTACGTGAACGAGATGGGGTCGGTCACCATGCTGGCTCCTTGGACTGCTCGTGACTTCCAGGTCCTTAATCTGGCCGATCGCATCCGCGACCTGGACGTTCTTCGCTGGCTGCATCCCTCTGACACCTCTATGGTGGCCCAGCCGCGTGACCGCGCCTTCGGCGAGTTCTTCTCGAGGCGTCAGG AACGCAACCCCCGCTCTCTAGAAACCTCCCCCGGATACGTGCCGAGCACGCTGCACGTCCAGGTCTGCAGCAGCAACGGCGATGGTGGATCCATCAGTGGCACCCCGCAGCATGTGCCGCAGCAAGACACCTTACCGATGGGAAA TGTTTCGCCAGTGAGCTCCACGGCCACTTATAATTATGGCCCACAACCTGaagattccgattccgatgaCAGCCAGGTGGCCGAAGCCCTGGGGCAGATCCTTGCGAACACCCCTCCCGGTGATCCCCTTATAGATCAGTTCAAAAACACGCTCCTGGGTATCCAAGAGATCAGTAATGCCTTAAGGGATAGCATGATCAGTGAGGGGTCACCGAGTGCCAGTGATCCCGTGGATGAACCGATGAGGGATGACGAGAATATTGTGATGCAAGTCCCTAGATCGCAACTTAGTTACTATTATTAa